A region from the Acomys russatus chromosome 22, mAcoRus1.1, whole genome shotgun sequence genome encodes:
- the Tmed4 gene encoding transmembrane emp24 domain-containing protein 4 isoform X1 — protein sequence MAGVGVRGLQAMVRFVLLVLTVCAAGTRGLYFHIGETEKRCFIEEIPDETMVIGNYRTQMWDKQKEVFLPSTPGLGMHVEVKDPDSKVVLSRQYGSEGRFTFTSHTPGDHQICLHSNSTRMALFAGGKLRVHLDIQVGEHANNYPEIAAKDKLTELQLRARQLLDQVEQIQKEQDYQRYREERFRLTSESTNQRVLWWSIAQTVILILTGIWQMRHLKSFFEAKKLV from the exons ATGGCAGGTGTAGGGGTCCGGGGATTGCAGGCGATGGTGCGGTTTGTGCTGCTGGTGCTTACTGTGTGTGCTGCGGGTACCCGTGGGCTCTATTTCCACATCGGCGAGACCGAGAAGCGCTGCTTCATCGAAGAAATACCCGACGAGACCATGGTCATCG GCAACTATCGAACTCAGATGTGGGACAAGCAGAAGGAGGTCTTCCTGCCATCCACCCCTGGCCTGGGCATGCACGTAGAGGTGAAGGATCCGGACAGCAAG GTGGTACTGTCCCGCCAATATGGCTCCGAGGGCCGCTTTACGTTCACGTCCCACACACCCGGTGACCATCAGATTTGCCTGCACTCCAACTCCACCAGGATGGCTCTCTTTGCTGGAGGCAAACTG CGTGTGCACCTGGACATCCAGGTTGGGGAGCATGCCAACAACTACCCTGAGATTGCTGCTAAGGATAAGCTAACAGAGCTGCAGCTTCGTGCTCGCCAGCTGCTTGATCAGGTGGAGCAGATCCAGAAGGAGCAGGATTATCAGAGG TATCGTGAAGAGCGCTTCCGTCTGACCAGTGAGAGCACCAACCAGAGGGTCCTGTGGTGGTCCATCGCCCAGACCGTCATCCTCATCCTCACTGGCATCTGGCAGATGCGTCACCTCAAGAGCTTCTTTGAGGCCAAGAAGCTGGTGTAG
- the Tmed4 gene encoding transmembrane emp24 domain-containing protein 4 isoform X2: MWDKQKEVFLPSTPGLGMHVEVKDPDSKVVLSRQYGSEGRFTFTSHTPGDHQICLHSNSTRMALFAGGKLRVHLDIQVGEHANNYPEIAAKDKLTELQLRARQLLDQVEQIQKEQDYQRYREERFRLTSESTNQRVLWWSIAQTVILILTGIWQMRHLKSFFEAKKLV; this comes from the exons ATGTGGGACAAGCAGAAGGAGGTCTTCCTGCCATCCACCCCTGGCCTGGGCATGCACGTAGAGGTGAAGGATCCGGACAGCAAG GTGGTACTGTCCCGCCAATATGGCTCCGAGGGCCGCTTTACGTTCACGTCCCACACACCCGGTGACCATCAGATTTGCCTGCACTCCAACTCCACCAGGATGGCTCTCTTTGCTGGAGGCAAACTG CGTGTGCACCTGGACATCCAGGTTGGGGAGCATGCCAACAACTACCCTGAGATTGCTGCTAAGGATAAGCTAACAGAGCTGCAGCTTCGTGCTCGCCAGCTGCTTGATCAGGTGGAGCAGATCCAGAAGGAGCAGGATTATCAGAGG TATCGTGAAGAGCGCTTCCGTCTGACCAGTGAGAGCACCAACCAGAGGGTCCTGTGGTGGTCCATCGCCCAGACCGTCATCCTCATCCTCACTGGCATCTGGCAGATGCGTCACCTCAAGAGCTTCTTTGAGGCCAAGAAGCTGGTGTAG